From Haemorhous mexicanus isolate bHaeMex1 chromosome 13, bHaeMex1.pri, whole genome shotgun sequence, a single genomic window includes:
- the DUT gene encoding deoxyuridine 5'-triphosphate nucleotidohydrolase, mitochondrial isoform X2: protein MPASEAVPQASPSKRQKGSGPGEASARLRFTKLSENAFAPSRGSARAAGYDLYSAYDCVIPPMEKAVVKTDIQIALPSGCYGRVAPRSGLAAKHFIDVGAGVIDEDYRGNVGVVLFNFGKETFEVKKGDRIAQLICERIYYPELEEVEALDDTERGEGGFGSTGKN, encoded by the exons ATGCCCGCCTCCGAAGCCGTGCCACAGGCGTCccccagcaagaggcagaagggCTCGGGGCCTGGAGAAGCCTCCGCACGGCTGCGCTTCACCAAGCTGTCCGAGAATGCCTTCGCCCCATCCAGGGGCTCCGCGCGGGCTGCGGGTTACGATCTGTACAG TGCCTATGACTGTGTGATACCACCCATGGAAAAGGCTGTGGTGAAAACAGACATTCAAATAGCACTTCCTTCTGGGTGCTATGGCCGAGTAG CACCACGTTCTGGTTTAGCTGCAAAGCACTTCATAGATGTTGGAG CTGGTGTTATTGATGAGGATTACAGGGGAAATGTTGGTGTGGTACTGTTCAACTTTGGCAAGGAGACGTTTGAAG TTAAAAAAGGGGATAGAATTGCCCAGCTCATCTGTGAACGCATTTATTATCCCGAGCTAGAAGAAGTTGAA GCTCTGGATGATACAGAACGTGGCGAAGGTGGCTTTGGCTCTACTGGAAAGAACTGA
- the DUT gene encoding deoxyuridine 5'-triphosphate nucleotidohydrolase, mitochondrial isoform X1 has product MARFPHGGSGAMLARCLRWLRHPCGRSMPASEAVPQASPSKRQKGSGPGEASARLRFTKLSENAFAPSRGSARAAGYDLYSAYDCVIPPMEKAVVKTDIQIALPSGCYGRVAPRSGLAAKHFIDVGAGVIDEDYRGNVGVVLFNFGKETFEVKKGDRIAQLICERIYYPELEEVEALDDTERGEGGFGSTGKN; this is encoded by the exons ATGGCGCGCTTCCCACACGGCGGCAGCGGCGCTATGTTGGCCCGATGCCTCCGGTGGCTCCGGCACCCCTGCGGGCGCT CTATGCCCGCCTCCGAAGCCGTGCCACAGGCGTCccccagcaagaggcagaagggCTCGGGGCCTGGAGAAGCCTCCGCACGGCTGCGCTTCACCAAGCTGTCCGAGAATGCCTTCGCCCCATCCAGGGGCTCCGCGCGGGCTGCGGGTTACGATCTGTACAG TGCCTATGACTGTGTGATACCACCCATGGAAAAGGCTGTGGTGAAAACAGACATTCAAATAGCACTTCCTTCTGGGTGCTATGGCCGAGTAG CACCACGTTCTGGTTTAGCTGCAAAGCACTTCATAGATGTTGGAG CTGGTGTTATTGATGAGGATTACAGGGGAAATGTTGGTGTGGTACTGTTCAACTTTGGCAAGGAGACGTTTGAAG TTAAAAAAGGGGATAGAATTGCCCAGCTCATCTGTGAACGCATTTATTATCCCGAGCTAGAAGAAGTTGAA GCTCTGGATGATACAGAACGTGGCGAAGGTGGCTTTGGCTCTACTGGAAAGAACTGA